One segment of Nitrospirota bacterium DNA contains the following:
- a CDS encoding anthranilate synthase component I family protein, with amino-acid sequence MRSERSLLFESLKGPEQISRYSFIGIEPFLEFRSKDGLIEIDWLGNKTVSKGKPLQHLRELVRSVSQEPLEGLPPFQGGAAGMFSYDFVRYFENLPATAEDDLHIPDAHFFMFDRVVAFDLKEKKSWIIICPGVREAVPGSPEITGSRMELSEEARKHGERIALLIEQSPEVIQRESGQQTITISAETDKDQYLAMVRRAKEYIAAGDIFQANLSLRLSANIGDIAPLVVYEILRKVNPSPFAAYLEFGDYQIVSSSPERLVRVRGRVVDTRPIAGTRPRGRDLQGDDEMRAELLLSEKERAEHIMLIDLERNDMGKVCDYGSLHVDELMTTEQYSHVIHIVSNIRGLLAKGMDCFDVIRATFPGGTITGVPKVRCMEIIDELEPTRRGPYTGSIGYIGYNGNMDLNIIIRTFLIKDGTAYVQAGAGIVADSDPEREHYESLKKAEALINTLKML; translated from the coding sequence GTGCGTTCCGAAAGAAGCCTGCTTTTTGAGAGCCTGAAGGGACCTGAGCAGATATCGCGGTATTCCTTTATAGGAATTGAGCCATTCCTGGAATTCAGGTCAAAAGACGGCCTTATTGAGATCGACTGGCTTGGAAATAAAACCGTATCGAAGGGAAAACCGCTGCAGCACTTACGGGAGCTTGTCAGGTCTGTCAGCCAGGAACCTCTGGAAGGGCTTCCCCCCTTTCAGGGAGGAGCAGCCGGCATGTTCAGTTATGATTTTGTCCGCTATTTCGAAAACCTTCCCGCAACTGCTGAGGATGACCTGCATATTCCGGATGCGCACTTTTTTATGTTCGACCGTGTTGTCGCTTTTGACCTAAAGGAGAAAAAGAGCTGGATAATCATCTGTCCAGGAGTGCGTGAAGCCGTGCCGGGCTCTCCCGAAATCACCGGATCACGGATGGAACTTTCCGAAGAAGCACGGAAGCATGGTGAGAGAATAGCTTTGCTGATTGAGCAAAGCCCGGAAGTAATTCAGAGAGAAAGCGGTCAGCAGACCATTACCATTTCAGCAGAGACGGATAAAGATCAGTATTTGGCCATGGTGCGCCGGGCCAAGGAATATATAGCGGCAGGTGATATTTTCCAGGCAAATCTTTCTCTCAGGCTGTCTGCGAATATCGGGGACATTGCTCCGCTGGTTGTTTATGAGATTCTGCGAAAGGTCAATCCCTCACCTTTTGCTGCATACCTTGAATTTGGCGACTATCAGATTGTCAGTTCCTCACCCGAAAGACTTGTTCGTGTAAGGGGCAGGGTAGTGGATACGCGGCCTATTGCCGGTACACGGCCCAGGGGCAGGGACCTTCAGGGAGACGATGAGATGAGGGCTGAGCTGCTGCTGAGCGAGAAAGAAAGGGCAGAGCATATCATGCTCATTGACCTTGAGCGTAATGATATGGGCAAGGTCTGTGACTATGGCAGTCTGCATGTGGATGAGTTGATGACAACGGAACAATACTCTCATGTTATCCATATCGTATCCAATATCAGGGGATTACTTGCCAAAGGAATGGACTGCTTTGATGTGATCAGGGCAACGTTCCCTGGCGGCACGATTACCGGAGTGCCCAAAGTGCGCTGCATGGAGATCATCGATGAACTGGAGCCGACAAGGAGAGGGCCCTATACCGGTTCCATAGGCTATATCGGGTACAACGGCAATATGGATCTCAATATCATTATCAGGACTTTTTTGATCAAGGACGGGACAGCCTACGTACAGGCCGGTGCCGGTATTGTCGCCGATTCAGACCCTGAACGCGAACATTATGAGAGTCTAAAGAAGGCTGAGGCCCTGATCAATACCCTGAAAATGCTTTGA
- the pyrF gene encoding orotidine-5'-phosphate decarboxylase, with protein MDIKEKLILALDVADYSYAVELVDQFSPHVEIFKVGLELHTVAGSKIVEAIHKRGKKVFLDLKFHDIPTTVAKAGIAAARAGVFMFNVHASGGLDMMQKCRDEVVNVCLTENIARPKIIAVTVLTSMSQEVMKHEIGIQHSLKTQVRHLAGLSLKAGLDGVVASALEAALIRSHCGRGFLIVTPGIRPSWAAADDQHRMMTPKKALQQGADYLVMGRAILNHANPGQAIKRIQEEMALA; from the coding sequence ATGGATATAAAAGAAAAACTGATTCTTGCCCTCGATGTCGCTGATTACTCCTATGCCGTTGAGCTGGTTGACCAGTTTTCTCCGCATGTGGAGATTTTCAAGGTGGGGCTTGAACTGCATACCGTTGCCGGATCAAAAATTGTCGAAGCAATTCATAAAAGGGGTAAGAAGGTATTTCTTGATCTCAAATTTCATGATATTCCCACTACGGTCGCAAAGGCAGGCATTGCTGCTGCCCGGGCCGGAGTGTTTATGTTCAATGTCCATGCTTCAGGCGGCCTGGATATGATGCAAAAATGCAGGGACGAGGTGGTAAATGTCTGCCTGACGGAGAATATTGCCAGACCTAAGATCATTGCGGTGACGGTGCTGACCAGTATGTCTCAGGAGGTAATGAAGCACGAGATCGGCATTCAGCACAGCCTTAAAACGCAGGTGAGACATCTGGCCGGGCTGTCACTTAAGGCAGGTCTTGACGGTGTCGTCGCTTCTGCATTGGAGGCGGCCTTGATCAGAAGCCATTGCGGCAGGGGTTTTCTTATTGTGACACCTGGGATCAGACCGTCGTGGGCAGCGGCTGATGATCAGCACCGGATGATGACGCCGAAAAAGGCTCTTCAGCAGGGCGCTGATTACCTTGTCATGGGAAGGGCGATCCTGAATCACGCCAATCCCGGGCAGGCGATTAAACGCATACAGGAAGAGATGGCTCTGGCTTGA
- a CDS encoding dCTP deaminase, whose product MVKNDRWIIETAQKGMIEPFENAQVRQGVISYGVSAYGYDIRIANDFKLPKPQPGKVIDPKNFDEGNFEHFTGDVCEIPANSYVICRSYEYLRIPRDVLVICFGKSTYARSGVIVNITPLEPEWEGYITISVSNTSPFPVRLYANEGLAQLVFLRADEVCVTSYADKKGKYQAQKDIVLPKV is encoded by the coding sequence ATGGTAAAGAACGATCGCTGGATTATAGAAACGGCACAGAAGGGTATGATAGAGCCCTTTGAAAATGCACAGGTGAGGCAGGGAGTCATATCCTATGGCGTGAGCGCTTACGGTTACGACATCAGGATTGCCAATGACTTCAAACTCCCAAAACCTCAGCCAGGCAAAGTGATCGATCCCAAGAATTTCGATGAAGGCAACTTCGAGCATTTCACGGGCGATGTGTGCGAGATCCCTGCCAATTCATACGTCATATGCCGCTCTTATGAATATCTCAGGATTCCGCGTGACGTGCTCGTGATCTGTTTTGGAAAATCGACCTATGCCCGGAGCGGCGTTATCGTAAATATTACGCCCCTGGAGCCTGAGTGGGAGGGATATATAACCATCTCGGTTTCAAATACGTCGCCTTTTCCTGTCAGGCTTTATGCCAATGAAGGGCTTGCACAACTGGTATTCCTCCGGGCTGATGAGGTCTGTGTGACGTCGTATGCGGATAAAAAAGGCAAATATCAGGCACAGAAAGATATCGTGCTGCCAAAGGTATAG
- a CDS encoding DUF520 family protein: protein MADEHSFDIASKIDLQEVLNAEQQATKEISQRFDFKGSRSSIELNKEKVRVKAKKIDDLQALIALLRGKDLGIHIDCINFR, encoded by the coding sequence ATGGCAGATGAACATTCTTTTGACATAGCAAGCAAAATAGACCTGCAGGAGGTCCTGAACGCTGAGCAGCAGGCCACAAAGGAGATATCGCAGCGGTTTGATTTCAAGGGAAGCAGGAGCTCGATTGAGCTGAACAAGGAAAAGGTAAGAGTAAAGGCGAAGAAGATAGACGACCTTCAGGCTCTGATAGCCCTGTTACGGGGAAAGGACCTCGGAATCCATATCGACTGCATTAATTTCCGCTGA
- the rnc gene encoding ribonuclease III, giving the protein MSGPNKKNHIDDVEKNLQYCFTNKELLREALTHKSYYHEHREKTDVHNERLEFLGDSVIGLVIVEFLFLHDESYSEAVLAKIKSYIVSEPVFAGIAQELSLGDSLLLGKGEKSTGGTTKKSILANTLESVIGALYLDGGFETAKEIVRRLFRERLVRAMENGDFFDYKTELQEKSQMLFGKLPEYKVISQEGDEHERIFTMAVYLNDKMLGTASGRRKKEAETLAAKKALKRLSESAEINAVDMDSEVLSP; this is encoded by the coding sequence TTGAGCGGACCGAACAAAAAAAACCATATTGACGACGTAGAAAAAAACCTTCAGTACTGCTTCACCAATAAAGAACTCCTCCGCGAAGCCCTTACCCATAAGTCTTATTATCACGAGCACAGGGAAAAAACCGATGTCCATAATGAGCGGCTTGAATTTTTGGGCGATTCGGTCATAGGCCTGGTTATCGTGGAATTTCTCTTCCTTCATGACGAGTCCTATAGTGAAGCAGTCCTGGCGAAGATCAAGTCCTATATCGTGAGCGAGCCGGTATTTGCCGGTATTGCACAGGAGCTTTCCCTCGGGGATTCTCTTCTTTTGGGAAAGGGTGAGAAATCAACAGGCGGAACAACAAAGAAGTCCATTCTTGCCAATACGCTTGAGTCGGTCATCGGCGCCCTCTATCTTGACGGCGGATTTGAGACGGCCAAAGAAATAGTCCGGCGCCTCTTTAGAGAGCGGCTCGTTCGCGCCATGGAAAACGGAGATTTTTTTGACTACAAGACAGAACTTCAGGAGAAAAGTCAGATGCTCTTCGGGAAGCTGCCTGAGTATAAGGTTATCAGCCAGGAAGGTGATGAGCACGAACGAATCTTTACCATGGCCGTATACCTCAATGATAAAATGCTCGGAACTGCTTCAGGCCGCAGAAAGAAAGAAGCGGAGACGCTTGCTGCAAAAAAGGCCCTTAAACGTTTATCAGAATCAGCGGAAATTAATGCAGTCGATATGGATTCCGAGGTCCTTTCCCCGTAA
- the fabF gene encoding beta-ketoacyl-ACP synthase II, with the protein MDKRRVVVTGLGLVTPLGIGVEKSWEGLMQGRSGIRRITHFDASTFPTQIAGEVDGFNPEDYIEIKEIKKMDRFIQFGIAAATMAMEDSGLKIDEANAPRIGVYVGAGMGGLPAIEHYHKVLLEKGPRKITPFFIPMLIINLAAGQISIKFGAKGPNAAPATACATGSHAIGDAFKIIQRGDADAMIAGGTESVITAMGIGGFNAMKALSTRNDEPQKASRPFDRDRDGFIMGEGAGIVILEELGCALKRNAKIYAELVGYGLTGDAYHITSPAPGGEGAVRCMTMALKDADITASEVDYINAHGTSTKHGDELETNAVKGVFGDHAYKLAVSSTKSMTGHLLGAAGGVEAVVSVLSIHKSMLPPTINLDNPDEGCDLDYVAHTARPAAVRYALSNSFGFGGTNACLLFKKFEN; encoded by the coding sequence ATGGACAAAAGACGCGTAGTCGTAACCGGGCTTGGCCTTGTTACCCCTCTTGGCATCGGCGTGGAAAAGAGCTGGGAGGGTCTCATGCAGGGAAGGTCCGGGATCCGGCGAATAACCCATTTTGATGCATCGACCTTTCCCACTCAGATAGCGGGTGAGGTCGATGGTTTCAATCCGGAAGATTATATCGAGATCAAAGAGATCAAGAAGATGGACAGGTTTATCCAGTTCGGGATCGCTGCTGCTACGATGGCGATGGAGGACTCGGGCCTGAAGATCGACGAGGCGAATGCGCCGCGCATTGGTGTTTATGTGGGTGCAGGCATGGGCGGCCTTCCTGCCATTGAACACTATCACAAGGTCCTTCTTGAAAAGGGACCGAGGAAGATAACACCCTTTTTCATTCCGATGCTGATTATAAACCTTGCCGCCGGCCAGATATCGATCAAGTTTGGCGCAAAAGGGCCTAATGCGGCGCCGGCGACTGCCTGCGCAACCGGCAGTCATGCTATCGGTGATGCCTTTAAGATCATACAGCGCGGCGATGCCGATGCCATGATTGCAGGCGGCACTGAATCGGTTATTACTGCCATGGGTATCGGCGGTTTCAATGCCATGAAGGCGTTGTCGACACGAAATGATGAGCCTCAAAAGGCAAGCAGACCCTTTGATCGCGATCGTGACGGGTTTATCATGGGCGAAGGCGCCGGAATCGTGATCCTTGAGGAACTTGGCTGTGCCCTTAAGCGGAATGCAAAAATCTATGCAGAACTGGTCGGCTACGGACTGACCGGTGACGCATATCATATAACGTCTCCTGCGCCGGGCGGTGAGGGTGCGGTGCGCTGCATGACCATGGCTCTTAAGGACGCTGACATAACCGCATCAGAGGTCGACTATATCAATGCCCATGGGACCTCGACAAAGCATGGCGATGAACTGGAAACGAATGCCGTCAAGGGTGTGTTTGGGGACCATGCATACAAACTTGCGGTGAGTTCTACAAAATCGATGACCGGCCACCTTCTGGGTGCTGCAGGCGGCGTTGAGGCAGTAGTCAGCGTGCTCAGTATCCATAAGAGCATGCTGCCGCCGACCATAAATCTTGACAACCCTGATGAGGGGTGCGATCTCGACTATGTGGCGCATACGGCCAGGCCTGCAGCAGTACGCTATGCACTTTCTAATTCCTTTGGATTTGGCGGCACCAATGCCTGCCTGCTTTTTAAGAAGTTCGAGAATTGA
- the acpP gene encoding acyl carrier protein, protein MVEEKVKEIIAKQLGVNAAEITTESSFVEDLGADSLDTVELVMAFEEAFNVEIPDEDAEKIQKVKDAIGYITKKQA, encoded by the coding sequence ATGGTAGAGGAAAAAGTAAAAGAGATTATTGCAAAACAGCTTGGGGTGAATGCTGCCGAGATCACGACTGAGTCTTCATTTGTTGAGGACCTGGGAGCTGATTCGCTCGATACGGTTGAGCTGGTTATGGCGTTTGAAGAAGCCTTCAATGTCGAGATCCCTGACGAGGACGCAGAGAAGATCCAGAAGGTCAAGGACGCCATAGGCTACATAACCAAAAAACAGGCTTAA
- the fabG gene encoding 3-oxoacyl-[acyl-carrier-protein] reductase, producing the protein MELKGQVVMVTGGARGIGKAIAKRFAAMGADIVIADVSLESADETAKELSPLGIRTKAAKLDVSKSAEVAAVFEEAVKEFGRVDILVNNAGITRDGLLLRMKEEDWDLVLGINLKGVFLCTKEAVKVMVKQRYGRIINIASVVAFMGNPGQANYSASKAGIIGLTKTTAREYANRGITANAVAPGFISTAMTDALSENIRQEMLKSIPMGKFGSVDDVASAVVFFAAPENGYITGQVIHVNGGMYM; encoded by the coding sequence ATGGAACTGAAGGGACAGGTGGTGATGGTAACAGGCGGCGCCCGCGGCATCGGCAAGGCCATTGCCAAAAGGTTTGCTGCGATGGGGGCCGACATTGTAATTGCCGATGTATCCCTCGAGAGTGCGGATGAAACGGCAAAGGAACTCTCACCGCTGGGGATCAGGACAAAGGCAGCGAAGCTGGATGTCTCAAAATCGGCTGAGGTTGCAGCAGTATTTGAGGAAGCGGTAAAGGAATTCGGCAGAGTGGATATCCTGGTCAACAATGCTGGTATCACCCGGGATGGCCTCTTGTTAAGAATGAAGGAAGAGGACTGGGACCTCGTGCTCGGCATCAATCTCAAGGGAGTATTTCTCTGCACAAAAGAGGCGGTAAAAGTTATGGTGAAGCAGCGCTATGGGAGGATTATCAATATTGCATCGGTCGTTGCTTTTATGGGTAATCCCGGTCAGGCCAACTACAGCGCATCAAAGGCAGGCATCATCGGCCTGACAAAGACAACGGCGCGTGAATATGCAAATAGGGGCATTACCGCCAATGCGGTTGCGCCGGGTTTTATTTCAACCGCTATGACCGATGCGCTGAGTGAAAATATACGGCAGGAAATGTTAAAATCTATCCCTATGGGAAAGTTCGGTTCAGTGGATGACGTTGCCAGTGCGGTTGTTTTTTTTGCTGCTCCGGAAAACGGCTATATTACCGGCCAGGTGATCCATGTGAACGGTGGTATGTACATGTAG
- a CDS encoding heavy-metal-associated domain-containing protein, whose product MTEATILIDGMSCMHCAMRVKKAIEALAGINSLNVEVGKAEVRYDESQSSKSAIEAAIIKAGYKIKA is encoded by the coding sequence ATGACTGAAGCAACAATACTGATTGACGGGATGTCCTGCATGCACTGCGCAATGAGAGTAAAAAAGGCGATTGAGGCACTTGCAGGGATTAACAGCCTGAACGTTGAAGTAGGCAAGGCAGAAGTTCGGTATGATGAATCTCAGTCAAGCAAATCAGCTATAGAAGCAGCCATCATCAAGGCAGGGTACAAGATCAAAGCCTGA
- a CDS encoding phenylalanine--tRNA ligase subunit beta — protein MRVSLDWIKEFVDVTASPEDVAHRLTMAGLEIEGMETIGGDVVMEVNVTPNRPDCLNVFGLAREVAALYRLPLKSPETAIPVDLRPSDIEVSIDDPELCPRYTGRSIVNVTIKDSPDWMIKRLEKCGIRSINNVVDVTNYVLLELGHPLHAFDTAKLTDRKIRVARAGKDQVMTTLDTIERNIPEETLLIWDAVSPVAVAGIMGGEGSSVTEATTDIFLESAYFAPASIRKSSKVLGLRSESSYRFERGTDRVFLESALNRAALLIAELSGGQIGSLVDNCPVPYQPVEIIVSYRRINALIGIVIDKEEVLGLLNAIGIRTEDRGDEFAAWPPPFRGDIGVPVDIIEEVVRCYGFDRVPARSPRTTLSDGLPNAAERSVQLIRDLVRKNGFNEVVNFSFMNRADLDILSIESHEHEQRHRHVTLLNPLRQEECLMRTTLLPALVNNFVYNLSRGNRDVRIFEVSRVFIDWGKPLPTEGLRLAGLFFQDMSPSIWKDTVPAFYGVKGVVESLFEEMRLNNYTFVPSREVFLHSGKSADIYVGDLKIGYMGEIGPQIIERLSLKIQKPQVVVFEIDLDQMLPLLEQKIVYQQIPRYPSIDRDVALVLNDQIAAEEVLSLFRTYPSDIIEHVELFDHYKGKNLPQGTKSLGVRVIYRAKDRTLAEGDVEPLHLALIEYVAGKTGAKIRGSD, from the coding sequence ATGCGCGTATCACTTGACTGGATAAAAGAATTTGTGGATGTTACGGCATCTCCTGAGGATGTCGCCCATCGCTTGACCATGGCAGGCCTTGAGATTGAGGGCATGGAAACGATCGGCGGCGACGTTGTCATGGAGGTCAATGTTACGCCCAACAGGCCTGACTGTCTGAATGTTTTTGGCCTGGCGCGTGAGGTCGCGGCTTTATACCGGCTGCCGCTTAAATCCCCTGAAACTGCGATACCAGTTGATCTGCGCCCTTCCGATATCGAGGTGTCCATCGATGACCCTGAGCTTTGTCCACGCTATACGGGAAGATCGATTGTCAATGTGACGATTAAAGATTCTCCCGACTGGATGATAAAGAGGCTTGAAAAGTGCGGCATACGGTCGATCAATAATGTCGTTGATGTCACTAATTATGTGCTTCTTGAACTTGGACATCCGCTCCATGCCTTCGATACGGCAAAGCTGACAGACAGAAAAATAAGGGTTGCAAGGGCTGGCAAAGACCAGGTTATGACTACGCTTGACACGATTGAACGGAATATTCCCGAAGAGACGCTGCTTATTTGGGATGCTGTTTCTCCTGTGGCGGTCGCTGGTATCATGGGGGGAGAGGGGTCGTCCGTTACGGAAGCAACAACGGATATATTCCTCGAAAGCGCGTACTTTGCACCGGCCTCGATCAGGAAATCATCAAAGGTGCTCGGCCTCAGGAGCGAGTCATCCTATCGGTTTGAACGCGGAACAGACAGAGTATTTCTTGAGTCTGCACTAAACAGAGCGGCACTTCTGATTGCTGAGCTTTCCGGAGGACAGATCGGTTCTCTGGTTGATAATTGCCCTGTTCCCTATCAGCCGGTCGAGATAATCGTTTCATACCGCAGGATCAACGCACTTATCGGTATTGTAATCGATAAAGAGGAAGTGCTTGGCCTTCTTAATGCAATCGGGATCAGGACAGAGGACAGGGGTGATGAATTTGCTGCATGGCCTCCGCCCTTTCGGGGAGATATCGGCGTCCCGGTGGATATTATCGAGGAAGTCGTGCGCTGTTATGGATTCGACCGTGTTCCGGCTCGTTCTCCGCGGACAACGCTTTCTGATGGACTACCGAACGCTGCAGAGCGGTCTGTTCAGCTGATTCGTGATTTGGTCCGGAAAAACGGCTTCAATGAGGTTGTCAATTTCAGCTTTATGAACCGCGCTGACCTTGATATTCTCTCAATCGAATCACATGAGCACGAGCAGAGACACAGGCATGTAACGCTCCTAAACCCTCTCAGGCAGGAAGAGTGCCTTATGAGGACAACTCTTCTGCCTGCACTGGTCAATAATTTTGTATATAACCTGTCCCGGGGAAACAGGGACGTACGGATCTTTGAGGTATCCCGCGTATTCATTGACTGGGGAAAACCGCTTCCTACGGAAGGATTGAGATTGGCCGGCCTCTTTTTCCAGGATATGTCGCCGTCCATATGGAAGGACACGGTGCCGGCATTCTATGGTGTCAAAGGTGTTGTCGAATCCCTGTTTGAGGAAATGCGGCTCAATAATTATACCTTTGTTCCTTCCCGGGAGGTCTTCCTCCATAGCGGGAAGTCTGCCGATATTTATGTGGGCGATCTCAAGATCGGGTACATGGGCGAGATTGGCCCGCAGATAATAGAAAGACTGTCACTCAAGATCCAGAAGCCTCAGGTTGTCGTATTTGAAATTGACCTCGATCAGATGCTGCCGCTTCTTGAGCAGAAGATTGTCTATCAGCAGATCCCGCGATATCCATCCATTGACCGTGATGTGGCTCTTGTTCTGAATGATCAGATCGCTGCAGAGGAGGTTTTGTCCCTGTTCAGGACGTATCCGTCAGACATTATTGAGCACGTCGAGCTGTTCGACCATTATAAGGGGAAAAACCTGCCGCAGGGTACGAAGAGTCTCGGTGTTCGTGTCATCTATAGAGCCAAGGACCGTACGCTGGCCGAAGGTGATGTCGAACCCCTGCATCTTGCACTGATCGAATATGTTGCAGGAAAGACAGGAGCGAAAATCCGCGGCAGCGACTGA
- the pheS gene encoding phenylalanine--tRNA ligase subunit alpha: protein MDDLLSLRQAFLAEIDTVSEIAELQQLKAKYTGRKGLVTAQMKALSSVPPEQKPAFGKAVNELRDFVEQSLDQKELFFKDVEKQKRLLSEKIDITLPGKPCLPGKIHPLNKVLDEMKSIFVPMGFSIQEGPEIELDYYNFEALNIPKHHPARDMQDTFYVSDDVVLRTHTSPVQVRVMEKKRPPLKIIAPGKVYRCDADISHTPMFHQVEGLMVDTDISFCDLKGVLGLFIHRFFGEGTPVRFRPSYFPFTEPSAEVDIGCIFCAGKGCRICKTTGWIEVMGCGMVNPRVFELAGYAPDEFTGFAFGIGVERLAMLKYSIDDIRLFYENDLRFLQQF, encoded by the coding sequence GTGGATGATCTGCTCTCCCTAAGACAAGCATTTCTGGCCGAGATCGATACGGTTTCGGAGATAGCAGAACTTCAGCAGCTCAAGGCAAAATATACAGGACGGAAAGGGCTGGTAACAGCTCAGATGAAGGCCCTTTCCTCTGTCCCGCCTGAACAAAAACCCGCATTTGGCAAGGCTGTCAATGAACTGAGAGACTTTGTCGAGCAGTCACTCGATCAAAAAGAATTATTTTTCAAAGACGTTGAAAAACAGAAACGTCTTCTTTCCGAAAAAATCGATATTACACTCCCCGGCAAGCCCTGTCTTCCTGGAAAGATCCATCCGCTGAACAAGGTCCTCGATGAGATGAAGAGTATCTTCGTGCCGATGGGCTTCAGTATTCAGGAAGGCCCGGAAATAGAGCTGGACTACTACAATTTTGAGGCGCTTAATATTCCGAAACATCATCCGGCCCGTGACATGCAGGACACCTTCTATGTTTCTGATGATGTCGTGCTCAGGACGCATACGTCTCCGGTACAGGTCAGAGTGATGGAGAAGAAGAGGCCGCCGCTGAAGATCATCGCCCCTGGCAAGGTCTATCGGTGCGATGCCGACATATCGCACACGCCGATGTTTCACCAGGTCGAAGGGTTGATGGTGGATACGGATATATCATTTTGCGACCTCAAGGGTGTGCTGGGACTTTTTATCCACCGTTTTTTTGGCGAAGGAACGCCGGTCAGGTTCAGACCGAGCTACTTCCCTTTTACCGAGCCGAGCGCTGAGGTCGATATCGGATGCATATTCTGCGCAGGCAAGGGCTGCAGGATCTGCAAGACTACCGGATGGATTGAGGTGATGGGCTGCGGCATGGTGAACCCCAGAGTCTTCGAACTGGCGGGATATGCCCCTGATGAGTTTACCGGCTTTGCCTTTGGCATCGGCGTAGAGCGGCTTGCCATGCTGAAGTACTCTATTGACGACATACGTCTCTTTTACGAAAATGATCTTCGTTTTTTGCAGCAATTCTGA
- the rplT gene encoding 50S ribosomal protein L20: MPRAKSGTKNTRRRKKLLSQAKGYYGAKSRLFKVARETVDKALQYAYRDRRAKKREFRALWIIRISAAVRAMGLNYSQFMNGLKKADITLDRKALANLAYHDPKAFSEIAEAAKAKLAS, from the coding sequence ATGCCCAGAGCAAAAAGTGGAACAAAAAATACAAGAAGGAGAAAGAAACTCCTTTCGCAGGCCAAGGGATACTACGGCGCAAAGAGTCGTCTCTTTAAGGTTGCCAGAGAGACTGTTGACAAGGCGCTTCAATATGCATACCGTGACCGCAGAGCAAAGAAGCGTGAATTCAGGGCTCTCTGGATCATAAGGATCAGCGCAGCAGTGCGTGCTATGGGATTGAACTACAGTCAGTTCATGAACGGTCTTAAAAAGGCTGACATTACGCTTGACAGAAAAGCTCTTGCCAATCTTGCATACCATGACCCCAAGGCGTTCAGTGAGATTGCAGAGGCCGCCAAGGCAAAGCTTGCATCATAG
- the rpmI gene encoding 50S ribosomal protein L35, with the protein MPKMKTHKGAAKRFKLTGTGKVKRNKGFTSHLLTSKPAKRKRSLRQSTVVNKTDERNIKTLLPYG; encoded by the coding sequence ATGCCAAAGATGAAGACGCACAAGGGTGCTGCGAAGCGGTTCAAGCTTACCGGTACCGGCAAGGTCAAGCGGAACAAGGGTTTCACGAGCCATCTCCTTACCAGCAAGCCGGCGAAGAGGAAACGCAGTCTCCGGCAGTCAACGGTCGTTAACAAGACTGACGAGAGAAACATCAAGACGCTTTTACCCTACGGTTAA